Within the bacterium genome, the region TGTCGCGGTCCGCTGCCAGCGGTGGACGGGCCCACATGCCGCGCGTGTCGAAACGGCTCTCGACGACCTCGTCGATGTCCTCGCCCCGCTCCTCCTTCTGCGCCGCGCGCCGCATCTCCGACACCTTCCGGTAGAAGATGCCGAACACCCAGGTGCGCACGTGCGAGCGCCCCTCGAAACGCCCCGCGCTCTCGATGAAGGTCTTGAAGGTCTCCTGCGCGACGTCCTCCGCCCGCTCCCGGTTCAGGCCGGCGCCGCGGGCGGCGCGCAGGATGTGCGGGAGATAGGCGTGCACCACGGCCCGGATCGCCTCGCCGTCGCGCGCGCGGATCCTGGCCGCGAAGCCCGGATCGTCGAAGGCTGCCGGTCCTGGTGGTCGGGACATCTCACCCCCTTGTGGAGTATCCAGCAACCGGGCGCGCCGCCGCCGCCCATGCCGGCGTCGAGGGAAGGCGCGCTGCAACAGGGACCCACGATACACGACGAAGCCGGACCTGGAAAGAGGAGAGGGGAGAGGACTATGGATGCGACGAACGCCGGGCACGGCCCGCTCGGCGTCCGGTGCAGAACTCCCCGTCGTGAAACGCGCCCCCGACCAGGAGCCCGTTCTCCTCTGGCAAACTATGTTGTGCCTCGCTCCGATACCCCGTATCCTTGTTGTTCACTTTCGTCATGGCTGGAGGTCGCGTCATGCGCCGGATCGTGTTCTGCTCGTTGTCGTTCATCCTCTTGACTTCGGCCGCCTACGCCGATGGCTGCTTCGTCTGGCGCAGCGAGGACGTGGACATCCGCGAGCCCCGGCAAAAGGCGCTGATCGTCTTCGCTGAGGGTGTCGAGGAGCTGGTCCTGGCCGTGCAGTGCGAGGGGGCTGTCGAGGACTTCGCCTGGCTGGTGCCCCTGCCGTCCGCACCGGAGGTGCGGGTGGTGGAGCTCGAGACCTTCGAGATGCTCAGGCAGGCCACGCGGCTGGCGGACATGGGCCGGTCGTCCCGGTTCGACTTCGCCCGGAGCGCCGAGTCCGGTGACGACGTCAACGTGCTGGACAGAAGGACGGTCGGCATCTACGACATCGCCGTCCTGGAGGGCGGCGCCGGCGGAGGGCTCGTCGCCTGGCTCGCCGAGCAAGGTTTTCGCATCCCGGCCCACGCGACCCCGGTCATCGATAGCTATCTCGACAGGGACTGGGTCTTCGCCGCCATGCGCATCTCCCCGACCGCCGTGAGCGAGGGCGCGCCCCTGGTGGAGAGCCTGGCTGACGGCACGATCCAGCCCGTGATGTTCCGTTTCGCCTGCGACGAGCCCGTCTACCCCCTGCAGATCAGCTCGATCATGCAGCGTCAAGCCGAGGTCCTGCTCTACGTCGTGGCCGAGGACGCCCTGGTGTGTAGCAACACCGAGGCTGTCGACTGGGAGGTCGGCGTCTTCGGGCGGATGGATGCCGACAGGTTCATGATTCCAGACTATCTGGCGCATTACGAGGGGACGAACGTCCTCCGCGACACTACCAGCTACATGACCGAGACCGCCACGCGATACTTCACCGAACGCGACGGCGCGGCTCTCACCAGGCTGAGGGCCACCTTCGCGCCGGATCAGATGATGGACCTCGTCTTCGGCTCCTATCCGGCGATCGAAGAGCTGGCGTCGGATGATCTCGCCCGGCGCATCCAGGCGGCGACCTACCTGGGTGTCCGTCCGTCCCGGGATGCCGTGGCTCCCTTGATGGAGATGATGTGGCGGTCCAATGCGAATCTGATCGACCAGGAGGATGCCCTTCAATTCTATTGGGAGATCGGCTATTACCCCGATCAGGATGTCGTTTCCGCCCTGTGGGCCCTGGGGCGGATCGGTGCCGGCGAGGCGGAGATCGAGGTGACCCGGTGGGCGCAGGGGGACAATCCCAGGTGCGCCCTGGAGGCGTTGGACACGCTGAGGGAGATCGCACCTCAGACCGCCACGGAGATCTGCCTGGAGATCCTGTCGGGCGCCAGGACGCATCTCGTCGATTGCGAGGAAGAAAAGGCGATGATCGCATGGTCGCGGGATTGGCTGATCGCCCACGGCGGTCCCGACGCGACACCAGTCCTCGGTGGCATCGTGAAGGACCGGTACACGCCGTCGGCGTGGGATGACTACGATCCCATGGACCCCGACCCCGGCGTCTGCGCCCTGCTGGCCGCCGCGGCCTGCGGCGACGAGACGGCGCAGGCCGAGTTGTCGGGCAGCATGAAGCGGGCCGCGTTAGGCCTCGGCGCGCCGGACGCGGGTGATCCCGGCCGCCGGGGAAGTACGATCGGCAATTACCCCGCGGACATGGTGCTGGGCGTCGCGATCCTCCACTCCAGATACGGCGCCCGGGGTGCGCCGCTGCGGGCCGTGCAGGAGCATCTTGCGGGCAGGCCCGCCGTGAGGGATTCGCTGCTGCGCCGGGTTGCCCACGATCCCGAGCTGGGTTCCCCGGCGGATGGCCGGCGGGCCGTCTTGCTGTCCAAGGTGGAAACGCTGGACGACCGGGACGTCGACCTGCTGAACGAGATCTGGGATCACGCTCTCGCGCAGCCCAGGTTCATGAGGATGGTATTCAGGGGATCCCACGCGGCGAGCGACACGGTGACCTACAACGTGGATGCCGTCGCGGCGGCCTATGCCCTGGGCACGCATGGCCGCGTGGCGGAACTGCTCGCTTGCTGGCGCGACGTGAGCTGGGACGACGTCGACATGAAAGGCGAGCTGGCGCTGGCCCTCGGCCTGACCGGCGATCCGGCGGGCGCCCCCGCCGTGCTCGAGTACATCCGCACCGTCTGGAATCGCAACGTCGCGGCGCCGTCGCTGGTCTCGGTCCTGGGCAGCATGCCCCCGCCGCCGTACGACTGGCCGCTCGGCGCGTCGCCGGATCTGCGCTATCGGGTCAAGCGGATCACGGGCTTCATCGTCGAGCACGCTTGGGACGAGGTCCCCGCCCTGGTCGAGGACGAGAGCCTGGATCCCCTGCTCCGGACCTTCTGGGCCCTCGATCCGCTGAGCTGGTGGGAAAGCCCCACGGCCCGTTACGTCGAATCGCTGCGGGAGCTGCGTCCCCTGGTCGGTGTGGCGTTGATGCAGAAACGGATCGACTGGAAGATCGAACAGGCCCTGAAGACCCTGTCGCTCCTCGCGGCGCAGTAGAAGAGCGTCGGCGACGCCGCGCGGAGCCCCGACCGCTTGCCCGATTCCATCGGGGCATGGCTGTCCCGGTTTGGACCGGGTGGATTCACCCGCGCGCCGGCGGCTCCGCCTCCCTGCTTCGGGAATCATGATCCACGCCCGATCCCGCCGAGGAGAACCCATGAAGACGACGACCCTGTGCCTCGTGTCGGCCATGCTGCTGATGGGCGGCTGCGGCGAGGAGATCCGCGAGGGGACCGTGGTGCTGCGCGAGGACCTCGAGGGCGCCGAGGCCGTGCTGGGCCTGACGATGACCGACAGTGAGGCCGAGCTGATGCTGGCCGACCTGGCCGAGCAGCGCGACGCCTATCGCGAGCTGCGCGCGGACTCGCCGGCCAACCAGGTGGCTCCCGCGCTGATCTTCGACCCGCGCCCCCTCGGTTTCGCACTCGATATGTCCGACCGCCCTCCGCGGTGGAGCGGGCCGGGCCCGGCCGTGCGCCCCGACGATCTGGAAGAGCTGGCCTTCGCCACCGTCGGCGAGCTGTCGGCCCTGCTGCGGGCGCGACGCGTCACCTCCCTGGAGCTGACGGAAATGTGCCTGTCGCGGCTCCAGCGGTACGGCCCCGAACTGGAATGCGTCGTCTCGCTGACGCCTGAGATCGCCCGCGCCCAGGCCCGCCGCGCCGACGCCGAGCTAGCCGCCGGTCGCTGGCGCGGGCCGCTGCACGGCGTGCCCTACGGCGTGAAGGACCTGCTGGCCGTCGGCGGCACGCGGACCACCTGGGGCGCCGCTCCCTACCGCGACCAGGTGATCGACGACACGGCGACCGTGGTGCGCAGGTTGGAGGATGCCGGCGCGGTGCTGGTCGCCAAGCTCGCCCTGGGCGCCCTGGCCTGGGGCGACGTCTGGTACGGCGGCACCACGCGCAACCCCTGGAACCTCGAACAGGGCAGCAGCGGCTCGTCGGCGGGACCGGGCGCGGCCGTCTCGGCGGGACTGGTGCCCTTCGCCATCGGGACCGAGACCTGGGGCAGCATCGTCTCGCCCTCGACCCGCTGCGGCGTCACCGGCCTGCGCCCCACCTTCGGGCGCGTGAGCCGCGCCGGCGCCATGGCCCTGAGCTGGTCCATGGACAAGATCGGACCCATGGCCCGCTGCGTGGAGGACTGCGCCCTGGTCTTCGACGTGATCCGCGGCGTCGACGGCCGCGACCCGACGCTGATCGATGCGCCGTTCCCCTACGACCCGGACATCGATCTCGCTAGTCTGCGCATCGGCTACCTTGCCGACGATTTCGCGGGGGAGTACGAAGGCCGCGACCTGGACCTGGCCGCGCTGGACGTCCTGCGCGAGCTGGGCGCCGAGCTGATCCCCGTCGCGCTCCCCGGGCGCGACGCCCTGCCCCTGTCGATCATCCTGAGCACCGAGGCCGCGGCCGCCTTCGAGGAGCTGACCCTGAGCGGCCGCGACGACGAGCTGGTGCGCCAGGTGCGCCACGCCTGGTCCAACGTCTTCCGCGCGGCGCGCTTCATCCCCGCGGTGGAGTATGTCCAGGCCAACCGCCTGCGCTCGCTGCTGATCGAGGAGATGGACGATCTCTTCGACGGGATCGACCTCTACGTGGGGCCGTCGTTCGAGGGCCAGGGCCTGCTGATAACCAACCTGACCGGGCATCCCTGCGTCGTCGTGCCCGACGGCTTCCTGGCGGAGAACCAGCCCCATTCGTTCTGCTTCACGGGAGGGCTCTTCGACGAGGCGACGATGCTGGCGGTGGCCAAGGCCTGGCAGGACGCGGCGGGGTGGACGCGCGCGCACCCGCCGCGGTACGTTCCGCGCTAGCCCGGCCTTGACTCCCGCGGGGCCGTACTTGACGTTTGCGGGGTGCGGACCGGCGTCACCGACGTCGATACTTCCACGCCACGGTTTCTGTAGAAAGGGAACGAGATGACGGTCGTCCTGAACGGCACCGGCCTGACCATCGACAAGCTGGAGAGAATCGCGCGCCACGGGGAGCGGGTGGAGCTGCACCCCGACGCCCTCGCGCGCATCAAGGTCTGCCGCGCCATGCTCGAGGAGAAGATCGAGGCCCGCGAGACCATGTACGGCGTCAACACCGGCATCGGCGAGCTCTGCGAGGTGATCCTGGACGACGATCAGGTCGAGGAATTCCAGAAGTACCTCATCTACAACCACGCCGCCGGCATCGGCGATCCCGCGCCCCTGGAGTACGTGCGCGCGGCCATGGCCGGCCGGACCAACGTCCACGCCCACGGCAACTCGGGCTGTCGTCCGGAGATCACGCTCACCCTGATCGAGATGCTCAACAAGGGCGTCACCCCCTACGTCTGCCAGAAGGGGTCGGTGGGCGCCTGCGGCGACCTCGCGCCCATGAGCCAGGTCGCCCTGCTGATGATGGGCGAGGGCAAGGCCTACCACCGGGGCGAACTGTTGCCCGGCCAGGAGGCGCTGGCGCGCGCGGGGATCCCCGTGCCCGGGCTGCGGGCGCGCGACGGCCTGGCGGTCATCAACGGCAGCAACCTGCTGACGGCCATGAGCGCCCTGCACCTGTATGACACCGACCGCCTGCTCAAGCAGGCGGAGATCGCCTGCGCCATGACCCTAGAGTCCCTGCTCGCCAACCTCAAGCCCTACACCGCGAAGATCCACGAAAAAAGAGGTTTCGCCGGCGCGATCAGGAGCGCCGCCGCCATCCGCAAGTGCATCGAGGGCAGCGATCTGCAGACCGGCAAGATGAAGACCAAGGTGCAGGACGCCTATTCCATGCGTTCCAGCCCGCAGGTCATAGGCGCGGCCCACGACGCGGTGCGCTGGGCGCGCGAGCAGGTGGAGACCGAGCTGAACGGCGTGGGCGACAATCCCATCTTCCTGCCCGAGGACGGGGTGGCGCTGACCGGCGCCAACTTCCAGGGCTCGCCGGTCTCGCTGCCCATGGACATGGTGGGCGTGGCGTTGACCATGGTCTGCGTGCTCAGCGAGCGGCGCCTGAACCGTCTGCTGCACCCCGCCCTGAGCGTGGGCCTGCCGGCGTTCCTGACCAAGGGCGCTGGCATGTTCAGCGGCATGATGTTGAGCCAGTACACGGCCGACTCGCTGATCGTGGAGCAGCGGATCCTCTCGGCCCCGGCGTCGATCCAGTCGATCCCCGCCGCCGCCGACCAGGAGGACTTCGTATCCATGGGCATGAACACCGCCATCAAGAACGCCCAGATCATCGACAACGCCTGCGGCATCCTGGGCATCGAGTTCATGGCCGCCGCCCAGGCCCTCGACTTCCGCGACTTCGATAAGGGACGGGGCGTGACCGTGGCCCGCGACGAGGTGCGCAAGCGTGTCGCGTTCCTGGACGTGGACCGTCCCCTGCACACGGATCACACCGCCATGAAGGCGCTGGTGGGTTCGTGGGACATCCTCGAGGCGGTGGAAACGGCGGTGGGTAGTCTGGGTTGAGGCCGTGCCGCGCGCCGAAACACCAGAGGCCGCCCTTCAAGGGGGCGGCCTCCGCATTTGCGGCCGCCGGGGGAACGGAACGACCGCGATTGGGCCGGCCGGATGTGGGGGCGAGCGTCCGCGGTCCGCTCGCCGTCCGGCCGGGTGAGTTGCCCGGAGTTCGTTCCGGGCCGCCCCGCACGTCAGTGCAGGGCCGTTAAGAAGCGCCCCCAGCGCGGGCGCCAGTGGCGGTCGCGGTCCACCGACGCGAGGATCGCGGTGACGTGTCCGGTGACATTCTCGACCGGCACGAAGCCGAAGAAACGCGAATCGAAGCTGTGGTCGCGGTTGTCGCCGGAGACGAAGACGTGTCCTGCGGGTACGGTCACGGGGCCGAAGTCCCGGGCGATGGGCTGCTCGAGCGACATCATCACCTCGTGCGACATGTCCGCCACCGTTTCCGTCAGGTAGAGGTGTTCGCCTGCGAACTCGGGCGGCAGAGGCCAGGCCGGGGGGGCGCCCGGCTCGTAGGTGGCCGGTTCACCGTTGATCAGCAGCACGCCGCCGCGCATGGCGACCACGTCGCCGGCTTCGGCGACGATCCGCTTGACCAGGCGCGTGCCGTCGTGAGGGGAATCCAGGACGATGATCTCGCCCCGCGCCGGATCGTCCCAGCGCGCCAGCTCCCAGTCGCTGAAAGGCACCTTGATCCCGTAGGCGAGCTTGTTGCAGAAGATGCGCTCGCCCTCGTAGATGGTCGGCTGCATCGACCCGGTCGGCACGTCGTACCAGTCGGCGACGGCCGAACGGAACGTCAGCACTGTCAGCACCACCGCCAGGGTCGGCCACCATCCGCGCCACCAGCCGGCCAATCTCGTGCCGAACCGCATGATTCACCTCTGCTTTCAGGCCCCGCGCCGGAGCAGGATCACCTCGAGGGGGTCGTCCTCCTCCAGGTCTGCCGTGTCGTCGTCGTCGGCCTCGTCGAAACCGGCGGTCATGGCGTCCGAGGCGGCCGTCAGGCCGCGCACCAGCACGAAGCGGCCGTCGCCGAGGGCCAGCAGGCCGTCCTCGTCCGCGTCGCCGTCGGCGACGAGATCGACCTGCTTGACGAAGCGGCCGTCGGGGTCGAAGACGTCGTAGCGCCTGAACACGCCGTCGTGCTTGCCGCTGTGGCCGTCGGCCACCCAGAGCAGGCCGTCCCGGTCGACGAACATGCTGAAGACGCAAGGCTCGTGGTCCAGGACCTCGCGCTCCATCTGCAGGCGGCCGTTCGGGGTCATGATGACCAGTTCGGATCCCACTTCGTCCTTCTCGTCCTGGGTGCGCTCGCGGGGGGTGTACTCGCGTTCGATGATGCGCTCCAGTTCGCCGGCGGGGGAGTAGACGTAGACGGCGTAGGTGTCGCGCTCGGGGGCGGCGTAGATCCGTCCGTCCGGTCCTATGGTCCAGCGGCGCATCACGAAGTACTCCTGGGCCTCGTTGTAGACGGGGCGGTTGAAGTCGCGGTTCTTCTCCTTGCTCAGCAGGAGCCGCGTCTCCCGGCCGTCCAGGTCGCAGATCGACAGGTAGCGCGTCTCGTTCATGCCGGCGTCGGAGCGGGCCAGCTTGGCCCCGCAGAGCACGAGACGGTCGCCCGCGCATTCGGCGCCGAAGACGATGCTGAAGCCGCCCTCGGTGGCTTCGCCGGGCGATATCGAGGGGGCGGGAGTGCCGTCCTGCTCGAGCGCGATGATCTTGCCGGGGAAGCCGGCCACGACGCCGATCCGGTCCCGGGGCAGGGAGACCAGGTCGCTGGCCTGTCTGAACTCGCCGGGGCCGTCGCCGTCGCGGCCGATGGCGCGCAGGCGCTCGCCGTCCGAATCGTAGACGTAGATCCGGGAGAGTTGCATGTCCAGCAGCATGACGTTGCCTTCGCCGTCGAGCTTGGCGTCGGTGATGACGCCGAAGAAGATGTCGTCGTCCTCGCCGCCGGCGCGCCAGGTCTCGGCGAGGTTCCAGGTCTCGACGCCGCCGGGCGCGGTGGCCGCGTTGCGGATGCGGGGCGCCTCGCCGGGTGCGGCGGCGGCGACGGAGGCCACGACGCACGCTGCGGGCAGCAGGCCCAGGAATCTCATGGGAAAGGTCCTTCGCTCGGGGGTGAAATCCGGGTCCTCGATGCCAGGTCGGAATTGTCGGACACCGAAGGTATACGTTTTTGTGCGGAAAGTGGTTCCCTGGCGTCCGAGAACATGCGCGAGGCCCCGATCCGACCGGACCGGGGCCTCGCGGGCGAACGCCCCGACCGGATCCGATAGGTGATCCGCGGATCCAACACGTCGGCTGCGGCGACCCGTTTCTGGACCGTGACGGCGGGAGGGGACTAGCGGGCGAGCTTCTTCTCGTTGTTCACTTCCTCCAACTTGACGGCCAAGTTCTCCGCCTTGCGGGTGCATAGCTCCTTGACCGTGTCCACGCCTGCGCTCTTGAGCAGCTCGGAGAACTGGGGGCGATGCCGGAGATGCGCATGAAGCGGCCATGTTATGTGTCGAAATAGTAAGCTCTCTCATTTCCCAGCCTCAATGCCCACCCCGACCGGTGCAAGTAAGCCGTGCGGAGTGCCGCCTGCTTGCTTACCTATTGAAGGCGTTGTTGTGGCTCTCAGTTATTCTTGGGTTTTTACCCGACAAGCCAAGTGCGATGAGCATTCCAACTCCAATGCCGATGAGCATCGTAATTGCCAGAAGAGCGGTCCGTGGCATCGTTAGCGTTGCAAAGAGAAACTTGGTCTCTACCGGCTGTGTGTTCTGTAAGACGATGACGAGTACGACTGGAACCGACACCAGCGCTGCGATCAGCTTCACTCTTGCCATTTCACCCCCCCCGTTTTCCGTTGCATCTTCTATCCGACCCCTCCCTGGCTCAACCGGCACGCAGGGCTGGCTCAGCTTGTGCACCAGCGAAAAGATGCGGTACGGAGCCGATCGGGGCGTCCAGCATTCGGCTGGCGGGCGCGGTTACAGCTTCCAGGGCGAGCGCATTCAGCGCCCCCAAGATCACCGGCACCAGGATCAGGGCGCAGATCACCGTGCCGATCACCTTGGCGAAGGGTGTTTCGCCGAGAGCCGAGGCCAGACCGACGCGCTCCGACAGACGATCGACGCCGACCGCGGACAGCAGGCCGCTGGCGACGCGCTGGACGATGCGGGCCGCGAACCAGCCCACGGCCAGCATCACGGCCGCGGCCAGCAGGTTGGGCAGAAAACCGACCAGTGACGAGACCATGCCCTCAACCGGCGACAGCATCCCGGCCGGTCCGAAGGCGCCGTGAATCGCCGGCAGGAACAACAACGGGATCAGCCAGTAGGCCGTTTCGGCCGGGGTCCGGGCCAGCGTGGGCTCGGATACCGTTACGTCGACGTCTGCGGCGCCACTCCTCAGCCGGCGACCGATCTCCATCCCCGTCAACAGATTTGCCAGCAACGACTTGACGATGTCGGCCGAGACCAGAACCAGGTTGTCCCGGGCGGCTCCCCTGTCGGTCACTTGGAGTCATT harbors:
- a CDS encoding sigma-70 family RNA polymerase sigma factor — its product is MSRPPGPAAFDDPGFAARIRARDGEAIRAVVHAYLPHILRAARGAGLNRERAEDVAQETFKTFIESAGRFEGRSHVRTWVFGIFYRKVSEMRRAAQKEERGEDIDEVVESRFDTRGMWARPPLAADRDTYDSEISRYIEGCMEPLPENQRLAFVLKEVEGMNSEEICKTLDVTRTNLGVLLYRARNALRECLERLQPSW
- a CDS encoding LapA family protein codes for the protein MARVKLIAALVSVPVVLVIVLQNTQPVETKFLFATLTMPRTALLAITMLIGIGVGMLIALGLSGKNPRITESHNNAFNR
- the lepB gene encoding signal peptidase I; protein product: MRFGTRLAGWWRGWWPTLAVVLTVLTFRSAVADWYDVPTGSMQPTIYEGERIFCNKLAYGIKVPFSDWELARWDDPARGEIIVLDSPHDGTRLVKRIVAEAGDVVAMRGGVLLINGEPATYEPGAPPAWPLPPEFAGEHLYLTETVADMSHEVMMSLEQPIARDFGPVTVPAGHVFVSGDNRDHSFDSRFFGFVPVENVTGHVTAILASVDRDRHWRPRWGRFLTALH
- a CDS encoding aromatic amino acid ammonia-lyase gives rise to the protein MTVVLNGTGLTIDKLERIARHGERVELHPDALARIKVCRAMLEEKIEARETMYGVNTGIGELCEVILDDDQVEEFQKYLIYNHAAGIGDPAPLEYVRAAMAGRTNVHAHGNSGCRPEITLTLIEMLNKGVTPYVCQKGSVGACGDLAPMSQVALLMMGEGKAYHRGELLPGQEALARAGIPVPGLRARDGLAVINGSNLLTAMSALHLYDTDRLLKQAEIACAMTLESLLANLKPYTAKIHEKRGFAGAIRSAAAIRKCIEGSDLQTGKMKTKVQDAYSMRSSPQVIGAAHDAVRWAREQVETELNGVGDNPIFLPEDGVALTGANFQGSPVSLPMDMVGVALTMVCVLSERRLNRLLHPALSVGLPAFLTKGAGMFSGMMLSQYTADSLIVEQRILSAPASIQSIPAAADQEDFVSMGMNTAIKNAQIIDNACGILGIEFMAAAQALDFRDFDKGRGVTVARDEVRKRVAFLDVDRPLHTDHTAMKALVGSWDILEAVETAVGSLG
- a CDS encoding DUF4332 domain-containing protein, translated to MTWPLHAHLRHRPQFSELLKSAGVDTVKELCTRKAENLAVKLEEVNNEKKLAR
- a CDS encoding DUF2330 domain-containing protein, producing the protein MRRIVFCSLSFILLTSAAYADGCFVWRSEDVDIREPRQKALIVFAEGVEELVLAVQCEGAVEDFAWLVPLPSAPEVRVVELETFEMLRQATRLADMGRSSRFDFARSAESGDDVNVLDRRTVGIYDIAVLEGGAGGGLVAWLAEQGFRIPAHATPVIDSYLDRDWVFAAMRISPTAVSEGAPLVESLADGTIQPVMFRFACDEPVYPLQISSIMQRQAEVLLYVVAEDALVCSNTEAVDWEVGVFGRMDADRFMIPDYLAHYEGTNVLRDTTSYMTETATRYFTERDGAALTRLRATFAPDQMMDLVFGSYPAIEELASDDLARRIQAATYLGVRPSRDAVAPLMEMMWRSNANLIDQEDALQFYWEIGYYPDQDVVSALWALGRIGAGEAEIEVTRWAQGDNPRCALEALDTLREIAPQTATEICLEILSGARTHLVDCEEEKAMIAWSRDWLIAHGGPDATPVLGGIVKDRYTPSAWDDYDPMDPDPGVCALLAAAACGDETAQAELSGSMKRAALGLGAPDAGDPGRRGSTIGNYPADMVLGVAILHSRYGARGAPLRAVQEHLAGRPAVRDSLLRRVAHDPELGSPADGRRAVLLSKVETLDDRDVDLLNEIWDHALAQPRFMRMVFRGSHAASDTVTYNVDAVAAAYALGTHGRVAELLACWRDVSWDDVDMKGELALALGLTGDPAGAPAVLEYIRTVWNRNVAAPSLVSVLGSMPPPPYDWPLGASPDLRYRVKRITGFIVEHAWDEVPALVEDESLDPLLRTFWALDPLSWWESPTARYVESLRELRPLVGVALMQKRIDWKIEQALKTLSLLAAQ
- a CDS encoding amidase encodes the protein MKTTTLCLVSAMLLMGGCGEEIREGTVVLREDLEGAEAVLGLTMTDSEAELMLADLAEQRDAYRELRADSPANQVAPALIFDPRPLGFALDMSDRPPRWSGPGPAVRPDDLEELAFATVGELSALLRARRVTSLELTEMCLSRLQRYGPELECVVSLTPEIARAQARRADAELAAGRWRGPLHGVPYGVKDLLAVGGTRTTWGAAPYRDQVIDDTATVVRRLEDAGAVLVAKLALGALAWGDVWYGGTTRNPWNLEQGSSGSSAGPGAAVSAGLVPFAIGTETWGSIVSPSTRCGVTGLRPTFGRVSRAGAMALSWSMDKIGPMARCVEDCALVFDVIRGVDGRDPTLIDAPFPYDPDIDLASLRIGYLADDFAGEYEGRDLDLAALDVLRELGAELIPVALPGRDALPLSIILSTEAAAAFEELTLSGRDDELVRQVRHAWSNVFRAARFIPAVEYVQANRLRSLLIEEMDDLFDGIDLYVGPSFEGQGLLITNLTGHPCVVVPDGFLAENQPHSFCFTGGLFDEATMLAVAKAWQDAAGWTRAHPPRYVPR